One window of the Parasphingopyxis algicola genome contains the following:
- a CDS encoding helix-turn-helix domain-containing protein, whose amino-acid sequence MPLHPIDIKARLKKLHGSVLAFERARGLPPESVRDVLRGRSNRRVATAIAKELDLDIHSVFPGPHESRKRDDNAGNGVAHHQNSEPRRS is encoded by the coding sequence ATGCCGCTCCACCCCATAGACATCAAGGCCAGACTGAAAAAGCTTCATGGAAGCGTCCTCGCGTTCGAACGCGCGCGCGGATTGCCGCCGGAATCGGTGCGCGATGTCCTGCGCGGGCGAAGCAATCGCCGGGTGGCCACAGCCATAGCGAAAGAACTCGATCTGGACATCCATTCTGTGTTTCCCGGTCCTCATGAATCCCGAAAACGGGACGATAACGCCGGAAACGGGGTTGCGCATCATCAAAATTCGGAACCCCGTCGGTCATGA
- a CDS encoding VOC family protein, whose product MAIAFDGGLTCSMGVSDLGKAIDWYEEVLGFSLLYRVDDIAWAELSTSVEKVNLGLSQVEEVKQGGGVTPTFGTQNIEAAKADLDAKNVRQDGPIQTIPDMVKLLTFYDPDGNALMFYQDIAETA is encoded by the coding sequence ATGGCCATAGCGTTTGACGGCGGATTGACGTGCAGCATGGGCGTCAGCGATCTCGGCAAGGCGATCGACTGGTATGAGGAAGTGCTTGGTTTTTCGCTGCTTTATCGGGTGGACGATATCGCCTGGGCCGAGCTTTCGACATCCGTCGAGAAGGTCAATCTCGGATTGTCGCAGGTGGAGGAGGTCAAGCAGGGCGGGGGCGTGACGCCGACTTTCGGGACGCAGAATATCGAGGCCGCCAAGGCCGATCTCGACGCGAAGAATGTCCGGCAGGACGGTCCGATCCAGACCATTCCCGACATGGTGAAGCTGCTGACCTTTTACGATCCGGACGGCAATGCGCTGATGTTCTACCAGGATATCGCCGAAACCGCCTGA
- a CDS encoding S24 family peptidase gives MPKTTMGRIWKGENLPDSAALFPLSDILQVSPRWLLYGGNARSFVDAPDIDWVTLPVHDLARITGSDRGAAIDAMPIRRGWIDRKLRDTDDLWLAEMPNDLLGDIAGEGDILVCKDIEPRESELIDGSVYIVMLNEQPIIRRITFEAHAILLSTSSGRLPPIRVPRAEPPALDGSIRPVARVLGALTLTAL, from the coding sequence ATGCCCAAAACGACGATGGGCCGAATATGGAAGGGCGAGAATTTGCCGGATTCGGCTGCGCTTTTCCCGCTTTCGGACATATTGCAGGTGTCGCCGCGCTGGCTTCTCTACGGCGGCAATGCGCGCAGCTTCGTCGATGCACCGGATATCGACTGGGTCACCCTGCCGGTTCACGATCTCGCCCGGATCACCGGCAGCGACAGGGGCGCGGCCATCGATGCGATGCCGATCCGCCGCGGCTGGATCGACCGAAAACTTCGCGACACCGACGATCTCTGGCTGGCCGAAATGCCCAACGATCTGCTCGGCGACATCGCGGGCGAAGGCGATATCCTCGTCTGCAAGGATATCGAACCGCGCGAGTCCGAACTGATCGACGGCAGCGTCTATATCGTAATGCTCAACGAACAGCCGATCATTCGCCGGATCACCTTCGAAGCGCATGCGATATTGCTGTCAACATCGAGCGGACGCTTGCCGCCGATCCGTGTCCCCCGCGCCGAGCCGCCGGCGCTCGACGGATCGATCCGGCCGGTCGCGCGCGTCCTCGGGGCGTTGACGCTCACGGCGCTGTAA
- a CDS encoding winged helix-turn-helix transcriptional regulator: MLAIEEVRTLGERRWALPLLAALAAEGGGARFVVLLNRLGCARSALASALDHLTAAGWIERNTGHGHPLRPEYLLTAKGAAVAERARQIETVSTTLGLGPQSFQRWTLPLAYELRGSARRFTQLKTELAPATPRALSLTLKQMMGQDLVSRAIVEDFPPAPIYGLTARGQELAQAI, translated from the coding sequence ATGCTGGCGATTGAGGAAGTCCGGACCCTGGGAGAGCGCCGCTGGGCGTTGCCGTTGCTTGCCGCACTGGCGGCCGAAGGCGGCGGGGCGCGCTTCGTCGTCCTGCTCAACCGGCTCGGCTGCGCGCGATCGGCGCTCGCCAGCGCGTTGGACCATCTCACCGCGGCGGGCTGGATCGAACGCAATACCGGCCATGGCCACCCGCTGCGTCCCGAATATCTGCTGACCGCCAAGGGCGCGGCCGTCGCCGAACGCGCCCGGCAGATCGAAACGGTCTCGACGACGCTCGGGCTCGGCCCGCAGTCATTCCAACGCTGGACACTTCCCTTGGCCTACGAACTGCGGGGATCGGCGCGCCGCTTCACCCAGTTGAAGACGGAACTCGCACCGGCAACGCCGCGCGCGCTGTCGCTGACGTTGAAACAGATGATGGGACAGGACCTGGTCTCGCGCGCGATCGTCGAGGATTTTCCGCCCGCGCCGATCTACGGTCTCACCGCGCGCGGGCAGGAGCTGGCGCAGGCGATCTAG
- a CDS encoding PaaI family thioesterase, producing MSDSQFRHEPDPDDPDWMIWEIRDPERFNALLGKFRVRRETENLARCRMWPQPIHSNLSDVVHGGVVMSFIDISMFAGSRMLGIEHAGRSVTLDLTCQFMAPGAIDKPLDAEVEILRETGRLVFLRGLVVQDAVKVAAFSGTIRKASPPR from the coding sequence TTGTCCGATTCCCAATTTCGCCACGAGCCCGATCCCGACGACCCGGACTGGATGATTTGGGAAATCAGGGATCCGGAGCGATTCAACGCGCTGCTGGGCAAGTTCCGCGTGCGCCGGGAAACCGAGAATCTTGCGCGATGCCGGATGTGGCCGCAACCGATCCATAGCAACCTGTCGGATGTCGTCCATGGCGGTGTCGTCATGAGTTTTATCGACATTTCGATGTTCGCCGGGTCGCGCATGCTCGGGATCGAACATGCGGGCCGATCGGTGACTCTCGACCTGACCTGTCAGTTCATGGCGCCGGGCGCGATCGACAAGCCGCTCGACGCCGAGGTCGAGATTTTGCGCGAGACAGGACGCCTCGTCTTCCTGCGCGGGCTGGTCGTGCAGGATGCGGTCAAGGTCGCGGCCTTTTCGGGAACGATCCGCAAGGCCAGCCCGCCCCGATGA
- a CDS encoding M20/M25/M40 family metallo-hydrolase — MGLAATRRFVLPAIFAASSALAMPAAAQDRDAERALLERIVEIPTVAGRGEMPRLIALLRPELTAAGFDEFHVQPHGDTETLIARRNADRPSGEGAILLMAHMDVVDADPDDWQNPPFEFREEEGYYLGRGVVDNKAGLTGLVLALQRLEASDFAADRDLIILFTGDEETLQEGARLAASEWRELIDAEIALNSDGGGGSVFRDGRVEGFFVQLAEKTYADFRFRVTNRGGHSSRPRADNAIYQLANALGAVERHRFPHQLNDATRASYEALAENDGGYYGQLVRAWLDDPDNDEKADLIEALEPGQTRTRCVATQISGGHAPNALPQSAEATVNCRIFPGTPTEDVQEILQRIAGQHVEVTMMDGSGAWSDPSPIDEELFAAYRQAVAVRFPDAPIIPFMSAGATDAIFTRGAGIPTYGIGGIWTIPGEPVGAHGLDERILADAFHGSIDIWEALLRDFAGAE, encoded by the coding sequence ATGGGCCTGGCAGCCACACGCCGTTTCGTTCTGCCGGCGATATTTGCCGCCTCCTCTGCTCTGGCCATGCCCGCCGCGGCGCAGGACCGCGACGCTGAACGCGCGCTTCTGGAGCGGATCGTCGAAATTCCGACCGTTGCCGGGCGCGGTGAGATGCCGAGGCTGATCGCGCTGCTGCGGCCCGAACTGACGGCCGCCGGATTCGACGAATTCCATGTGCAGCCGCATGGGGACACCGAGACGCTGATCGCCCGCCGAAACGCGGACCGCCCGTCGGGCGAGGGTGCGATCCTGCTCATGGCGCATATGGACGTGGTCGATGCCGATCCGGACGACTGGCAGAACCCGCCATTCGAGTTTCGCGAGGAGGAGGGCTATTATCTCGGGCGCGGCGTCGTCGACAACAAGGCCGGGCTGACGGGACTGGTGCTGGCGCTGCAAAGACTGGAGGCTTCGGATTTCGCGGCGGATCGCGACCTCATCATATTGTTCACGGGCGACGAGGAGACCTTGCAGGAGGGCGCGCGGCTGGCCGCCAGCGAGTGGCGCGAGCTGATCGATGCGGAGATCGCACTCAACAGCGACGGGGGCGGCGGAAGCGTCTTTCGCGATGGCCGGGTCGAGGGCTTTTTCGTCCAGCTCGCCGAGAAAACCTATGCCGATTTCCGCTTTCGCGTGACCAACCGGGGCGGCCACAGTTCGCGGCCGCGCGCCGACAATGCGATATACCAGCTCGCCAATGCGCTTGGCGCGGTGGAACGGCACCGCTTTCCGCACCAGCTCAACGATGCGACGCGGGCGTCCTACGAAGCGCTCGCCGAAAATGACGGCGGCTATTACGGCCAGCTGGTGCGCGCTTGGCTCGACGATCCCGACAATGACGAAAAGGCCGACCTGATCGAAGCGCTCGAGCCGGGACAGACGCGCACGCGCTGCGTCGCCACGCAGATCAGCGGCGGCCACGCGCCCAACGCCCTGCCGCAAAGCGCCGAGGCGACCGTCAACTGCCGCATCTTCCCCGGCACCCCGACCGAAGACGTCCAGGAGATATTGCAGCGGATCGCGGGCCAGCATGTCGAGGTGACGATGATGGACGGGAGCGGTGCTTGGTCCGATCCGTCGCCGATCGACGAAGAACTGTTTGCCGCCTATCGCCAGGCGGTGGCGGTCCGTTTCCCCGACGCGCCGATCATCCCCTTCATGTCCGCCGGCGCGACCGACGCGATATTCACGCGCGGCGCGGGCATCCCGACCTACGGCATCGGCGGGATCTGGACGATTCCCGGCGAACCGGTCGGCGCGCATGGCCTCGACGAGCGGATTCTGGCCGATGCCTTTCACGGCAGTATCGACATCTGGGAAGCGCTGTTGCGGGATTTCGCGGGCGCCGAATAA
- a CDS encoding ParB/RepB/Spo0J family partition protein — protein sequence MTGEVERWATPHGAKGDGKVRLVPVDAIDLSRRLRPLDAGWAVALGHTMLGEGQRDPVLLAREGGRAGFRLVSGAHRLAAAHAFAGLSPVRAIVIGPQGAEHRLREIAAQFGSKNLPPIDRAARIADMRDLLDTGDLGDRDSGFSDDRVPRLHADRIAELTGLSRPDIERSLTLHRRLAARVAEMLRGEKAARSDTQLHDLSKLAWSMQEQIAYLLLDGARSVAEARATLQDRAIASSPAQQMDEFLVAFERMDPDDKRRALFQLARHLPEGMAITGI from the coding sequence ATGACCGGCGAGGTGGAAAGATGGGCAACGCCGCATGGCGCGAAAGGGGATGGTAAAGTCCGTCTCGTTCCCGTCGACGCCATCGACCTGAGCCGTCGACTGCGTCCGCTCGATGCCGGCTGGGCCGTGGCGCTCGGGCATACGATGCTCGGCGAGGGGCAGCGCGATCCCGTTTTGCTGGCGCGCGAGGGCGGCCGGGCCGGTTTCCGGTTGGTCAGCGGCGCGCACAGACTGGCTGCGGCGCACGCTTTTGCAGGTCTGTCGCCAGTCAGGGCGATCGTCATCGGTCCGCAAGGCGCCGAACACCGTCTGCGAGAAATCGCCGCTCAATTCGGGAGCAAAAATCTCCCGCCCATCGATCGCGCTGCCCGGATCGCCGATATGCGGGACCTTCTCGATACCGGAGATCTCGGTGATCGCGATTCCGGTTTTTCGGACGACCGGGTGCCCCGCCTCCACGCCGACAGGATTGCCGAACTGACCGGCCTGTCCAGGCCCGATATCGAACGGTCTCTGACGCTCCATCGTCGGCTGGCGGCGAGAGTGGCCGAAATGCTGCGCGGAGAGAAGGCGGCGCGGAGCGATACGCAGTTGCACGATCTTTCGAAACTGGCCTGGTCGATGCAGGAGCAGATAGCCTATCTTCTCCTCGACGGTGCGCGAAGCGTTGCCGAGGCCCGGGCGACGTTGCAGGATCGGGCGATAGCGAGTTCGCCGGCCCAGCAAATGGACGAATTTCTGGTGGCGTTCGAGCGAATGGACCCGGACGACAAACGACGCGCGCTGTTCCAGCTCGCCCGTCATTTGCCGGAAGGAATGGCCATTACCGGCATCTGA
- the zapE gene encoding cell division protein ZapE has translation MTALAARYEALVEAGELRPDSDQKRAVDRLVRLSEQLEAAPRRGSVIWRALGKKPEAVRGVYLWGGVGRGKSMLMDLFFACLDTPSKRRIHFHEFMLDIHDRLRAERAKEKGDPVLPVADAIRDEARLLALDEMVVNNTADAAILSRLFTALLAKGVTVVTTSNRPPADLYKHGQNRELFLPFIDLIEERLAIVPLNGPTDYRLERLGGMPTWYVPNGEEATAKLREAFFRLTDYSPDDAEHVPSEDIAVAGGRSLHVPKSLKGVAVFSFKRLCGDARGAADYLAIARKYHTVIIVGIPRMGPEKRNEATRFKVLIDALYEYKVKLLAAADAEPAGLYQAGDGAFEFERTASRLIEMQSDEYLSAGHGVEANGG, from the coding sequence ATGACGGCGCTCGCCGCGCGCTACGAGGCGCTGGTCGAAGCCGGGGAGCTTCGGCCCGATAGCGACCAGAAGCGTGCGGTCGACAGACTTGTCCGGCTCAGCGAGCAACTCGAGGCCGCGCCGCGCCGCGGCAGTGTGATCTGGCGAGCGCTCGGCAAGAAGCCGGAGGCGGTGCGCGGGGTCTATCTTTGGGGCGGGGTCGGGCGCGGCAAATCCATGTTGATGGACCTGTTCTTCGCCTGTCTCGACACGCCGTCGAAACGCCGAATCCATTTTCACGAGTTCATGCTCGATATTCACGACCGGTTGCGGGCCGAACGGGCGAAGGAGAAGGGCGATCCCGTCCTCCCGGTCGCCGACGCAATCCGGGACGAGGCTCGATTGCTCGCGCTCGACGAGATGGTGGTCAACAATACCGCCGATGCCGCTATCCTGTCGCGGCTGTTCACCGCGCTGCTGGCCAAGGGCGTCACGGTCGTGACGACGTCGAACCGCCCGCCTGCCGATCTCTACAAGCACGGTCAGAACCGCGAGCTGTTCCTGCCCTTTATCGATCTGATCGAGGAGCGGCTCGCAATCGTCCCGCTCAACGGGCCGACCGATTACCGCCTCGAGCGGCTGGGCGGGATGCCGACCTGGTATGTGCCCAATGGTGAGGAGGCGACCGCCAAATTGCGCGAGGCCTTTTTCCGCCTCACCGACTATTCGCCGGACGATGCCGAGCACGTCCCGAGCGAGGACATCGCGGTTGCAGGCGGCCGTTCGCTGCACGTTCCCAAATCGCTGAAAGGTGTAGCGGTATTCTCGTTCAAACGGTTGTGCGGCGACGCGCGGGGCGCGGCCGATTATCTCGCCATCGCGCGCAAATATCACACCGTTATCATCGTCGGCATTCCCAGGATGGGGCCGGAAAAGCGCAACGAGGCGACGCGCTTCAAGGTCCTGATCGATGCGCTGTACGAATATAAGGTGAAACTGCTCGCTGCGGCCGATGCGGAGCCCGCCGGACTGTACCAGGCCGGCGACGGCGCGTTCGAGTTCGAGCGGACCGCCTCACGCCTGATCGAGATGCAGTCGGACGAATATCTCTCCGCCGGACATGGCGTCGAAGCAAATGGCGGCTAG